Below is a window of Flammeovirga kamogawensis DNA.
GTGATCGCTTCTAAAAAAACTTTTGAGCTTGCCAGCGATTTTGAATGCCAACTAGAACCAATAATTATTAATTTATCTACTTTTAATGAATTGGAACTCGTTAACCTCAAGGCAGAAATCCCCCCATCACTAAACCCTAAAATCACAGGGTTTACTAAATTTAATTGTTTAATAATTACTTCAATGTCCTTTTCAATACGAGCATATGTTAGTGCCGTATTTCCTAAAGTTGATTTACCTTGACCTCTACTATCAATTCCAATAATACGGTATTCATTTTTGAGTAACGGGATAATTCCATTAAAATCTTCTATGTTTCCAAATCCTCCATGAAGAAATAATAAAGGCTGTTTTTGAGGGTTTCCGATTTCTTCAAAATATATTTTAGCAGAATCAATTTCTATAAATGTATCTGATTGATGAGTAAATTTCATTTTTCTAAGAGTTAATTTTTTTTTACTAAAACACCTATGGTAAGTGTTTTTCGGGTTATAATTAAATATACTATTTTCTTTTAAAATGAGGTAACTACATGGTAAGGTTCAGCAGATAAATTACCAACTATTATAATTTTCTATGTTTTTACTTTAGCGCACAGAACTAAAAAAATGTGTTGTAGTATTCATAGAGCACTACAACACAATTTAGCTTCTAAAGATACAGTTTTTACTTGCTTGTAATTACTCTTTAATGAATTTTACTCTTGTTGATTTATCGATTTCTAATAGATACATGCCATTTGGTAAGTCACTGATATCAATACATTTGTTGTATACTTTCTTAGTATATGATTCCCCTTGTAGACTAACTATTTTCACATCATTTAATTGACGAGTTGAATAGATAAATAGCTTACCTTTTGAAGGGTTAGGATAAACATAAATGTCATTATTATTATTTTCTACTGATAATGGCAATTCAATATCTGCATCAATATTGTTAGGATCTGAACTTTCCTCTTGGTCATTTTGATCAATAATTTCTTCTGTATCACTATCTGATTCTGTAGGAGTTTCTCCCTCTTCATTTTCCTTAATTGTGTCACTTTCTTCTTCTGGGTCATTGTCTGCACCAGTAGTATCATCCTCTTCCGTTTGTTCCTCTTCCTCCACTTCTTCCACAGGTTCTTCCATATCTTCTACTTCAAAAGGAAAAATTTGAATTCCACCTATTGCTGATGTACCACCTTCTAATGCTGATAAAGTAAGTGTTACTTCTTCTTTATTTTTATAAGGACCAAAAATAGCATAAGTTCCTTCAGGGTAATTCTCTAGAGCATCATCAGTAGTTGAAATACTCGAGAGCATATACGGATATTCTTTTGTGTCTTCGCCTCCAAAAACATCAACACCTTTGTAGTACAAGGTGGTATTTCCATCAGAAATACTTGATTTTATATTTTCATCTTTAATTTTTTCATACATATAAAGGTTCTTACTATCTTTCTTAATACTTCCATTACTTTCATATAAGTATTTATATTCAGGTCTTTCTCCTGTTAGATAAACAATAATTTTATATCCAGTAGGGAATTGTGTTGCCAAATTTGACAGTGTTATTTGTAATGGTTTTGTACTTTCTTTTGATGTATATACCCCTGCTTGCAATGCACTTCTATTAGAACCTCCATAGTTAAGAATTCCTTCAGCATTTTTTACAGAATACGTAACAGTACTAGTAGTGTTATTTGACATTTGAAGTGGGGATGATTGTTGATAATCTATACTATTATTCCATCCTCCTGTAACTAAGCCCATACGTTCAATACCGAATTTCTCTATAATAGTCGAATAATCACCACTAGCTTCGGTAGCAAAATTGATATTAATTGAACATAGTGGTGTTACAACTTCCTTTCTAGGGTTGTTAACCAACCAATCTAAATAGCCTTCTTGTTCAAATTCTAATCCCCATACATTATGATCTTTTTCTGGAAGAATTTTCAATTTAGCATCAACTCCACCTATCAATAAACCTTTAGCTATAACTCTACTCGTATTGGCATCAACCTTAGGATCTTTATCTCCTGTAATTACCCAAGCACTAAAATTATTGTATTTAATAACACTGTCTTTTATAGAAAAATCTTTAGCCATAGCTGCTGCTGTAGAAGCCACTGTGGCAAAGGTATTACGCCCAATAGATCGCTCATAAACATACCAGTCCCAAGTTCCTCTTCCACCATAGCTATAACCACTTAAATGTACACGGTCTTCATCAACTTTATAAGTAGCTTTTATATAATCCCATAGTTTAGAAAGTTGTACATAATTCCATACTCCTTTTGTTCTAGGCCTAATAACCAAATATGGAGAGTCATCTTTATATAACCTTCCTATCTTTAAAGATACAGTTGTTTTAAATTCTTCTATAGATGATTTCTGTCCATTGTTACCATGTAGGTGAAAATATACAGGTACTTTATCTACTTCGTTATAGTTTTTGGGAAGTCGGATAGTATAATCAAAAATTACATTGCTGTTTACAGAAGCAGGAGATTCTTGAGATAATTCAATACCTAAAGTTGTTTCTTGAGCATTTGTTTCGCTGAAGAAAACTGTCAATAAAGACATTAAGAATACTGAAAATTGTAGTTGTTTTTGCATAATTATTATCATTTCACTTTTAAAAATGATAATGTATAAGCTCAACTATAGGTTTGATTCCAATAATTATTCAAAACGGTAGAGTGATTAAAAAATGAAACAATTTGGTCATTTATTAATACTTCGATTAAGGAAAATTGGTGTTCTATTTTAAAAATACAATAAAGTAAAAAGCTATTTTAATAAAAAAAGACAACCAATATGGTTGCCTTTTTATTTTTTAAATTTCGCTGTTAATCAATAACGAATGCTAACTTGTCGTTTGCTTCATATTCTCGTTTTCGTAATAATGCTTCTAAGTAGTAGTAATCTGCATAATTTAGCGGTTTATCAATCTCATTTTTATGAGGAATACTACCTACTGAATGCTTTAATAAAAAGAAGTTGTTATCTCCTACTTGTGCCATAAATTCTGGTTCAGATAATGTTGTTACAATTTTATCTGCATTCTCTAAATATCTTTCTGCATCTTCTGTTGGAACATAAGTAGCTAATTCATACAAAGCACTTGCTGTAACTGCCCCTGCCGATGCATCTCTTGGAGCATTAGGTATTCTTGGATCATTATAATCCCAATAAGGTACCATATCCTTAGGCATCGATTTATTAGTGAGCATATAGTTTGCAATTTTCTGTGCAAAATCTAGGTATTTTTGGTCTTTTGTAAAACGGTAACACGTTAAGTAACCATATAATCCCCATGCTTGTCCACGTGCCCAAGATGAATTATCTGCATAACCTTGTGCAGTTTGTCTATGCCTAACTTCACCATTTGTGCTATCATAATCAACCACATGGTAGCTGCTAAAATCTGGTCTATAATGGTGCTGCATTGTTTTATCTGCATGCTTAATTGCAATATCTCTATACGTATTGTCTCCAGATAAATCAGATGCTTTAAACAGTAATTCTAGATTCATCATATTGTCTATAATTACCGGGTACTCCCATCCTCTTTCACTTTGCCAGCCCTTATCAACATCCCAAGAAAGAATAACCCCAACTTCTGGATGGAATCTACTTGAAAGTGATTTAGCTGAATTAATTAGCACCTCTTTGTACTCTTCTGTATGGTCTAGTCTTAATCCGTTCCCAAAAGAACAGTTGATGATAAAACCAACGTCATGGTTACCTTTATGAAACTGGTTATGAGCAACTTTTTTAGAATACTCTTTTGCTAGTTCTTCCCATTTAGGATCTTTTGTATATTCATATAAGTACCATAAAGAACCAGGAAAAAAGCCTTGTGTCCAGTCATATTCACCCACCAAATATTTAGTAGTCACACCATCATTTAAAATACTTCTTGGTATCTGATCATGGTTATCTGCTTCTTCTTCTAAAAGAGTATATTGTTGTTCTGCTCTATCAAATACTCTATCTACAACTTTAGTTTGTTCTTCTGTTTTAGTCTCGCAAGAAGTGACAGATACAAATAATGCTATAGTAGTCGCTATTTTTAAAAATCTATTGTTCATTATATTGATATTTTCAAATGTGAAGTAATCACTGTTCAATTTTAGTTTGCATGTCTCGTAATACAAAAATGGTCGTTAAGACATTATTAAAGGGTTTGAATTATTCAATAAGTAGGACTTATCATCCATTATATAAGTAAATTGGCTGTTTTGAACCGTTATATACATTCATTGAATTTATAGTGAACAGCAGTTATTTATCAAAAAACAACTGCTGTCCACTTCTTTTATTGCTTTATAAACTTCTTTAAGATTATCTCTCCATCAGAAATTATATTTACGTAATACATTCCAGATGATAGGGTATCTAATCTAATTACCGTTTCTTGTGCTTTAATATCTCTACTCATTACTTGTTGCCCCATTCCGTTAAAAAATACTGCTTTTGTTCCTTCTTTAACAGTGGTCATTTTTAATGTAAGTTGAGTAGTTGCAGGAACTGGGTAAAGTACTACATCAGCGTTCCAAACATCTCCGATAGAAGTAGGTCCATTTTCTCTATATATCCCTTCAAATATTAATTCAGGAACTTGCTCATCAACTGAATAAGAAGATGAAAATCTCACCCAATTAGAGCCCGTCACTTTAAAAGTCACCTCCTTCGAACCTTGTTCTAACGCCGCTTTTACGTAATCAGACACATCGAAATAGTAGTCTATTTGGTTTCCATTATGTTCCATACTCGGAATTGTATTTTCGGCAAGTATTGCAGCGTCATCTGCCACTAAATCACTGCCAGACGTACCTAAAGTAGTACTGTAAGATACTTCATTAGCAAACCAAGATGTTGCTGTAGAACCAAAAACATTTATATCAGAATCTTCCGACATGTTTGTCTTATCTGCATATAATTTCAACATTACTTTATCTACACTTTCCATAACAGAAAGATCAAATTTTAAGTAAGTAGCCTTATCGTTACTACCAATTTCTAAGTAATTACTTGTTGCAAAATTTTCTGTTGGATATTGTGATGTCACATACGTATCATCTATAATATCTGCAGCAAAATTCTCTTTTGCAATTACTTTATACTGATACACAAGGTTTCCATCCTGAGATATACTTTCTACAATACAGCCTGCGTATACATCTGCAACAATTTGGTGCGTAGATGGGGCAATTACTGTGATAGATCCTCCTTCTGGAGCAATAACGTCTTCTAAAAATTGTGCTTTGCTTTGTGCAATATCAATACCTTCAATTTCTCCCATTTCTGTTGCCTCTGTTGGGTGAATGATTGAATAAGTAGCCGAACTTATTTCTGCAGAAGTAATTAACTCTACTTGTTTTGGTTTAAACTGAAAAGCTGAAATATAAGGTGCATTTGCAACAACAGAAGATCTATATATTGACGTGAAAATTGCTTTTCCATCAGTATCTAAAATGTTCGTAATTTCTCTAATAATAAAGGTCTGCACAGAATCTGCTTCGCTAATTTCTCCTAAGTTTAAAGGAATCGAAATTAGTTGATCTTCGTCTGATTGATATAACTCAATAAAGCCTACTCTTTTAAATAGTCCTTCTGGTTTAGCATCAAATGTTACGGTAGTCTCATCAAAATCAACTGCTGCAGCAACTACTTCGTAACTTACAGATGTTCCTTTGTAGGCTCTTCCTGTAATATTTAGATTTACTTCTGTAAGTGTATCTAAATTCATTAATGAACTCACATTAAAAGACAATAAGGCTTCTCTTAAATAGGTGCTATTTGTGGCTGCTACAATTTCTATCTTAGAATTATCAAAATAATTTTTAGACGAGTTACTTCCTCCTCTTACCATTACGTCTTTTCTAGATGCATACGTTTTGTTTTCTGTATTAGAGAAACCATAATGAATTGTATACACTTTAGAAATACCATCTGCAGAAGATACTTCTATTTGATGTGTACTTCCATTTACTGAATGTTTAGGCGTAATTGTTACCGTATTACTTGCATCTGTATCTACAATAAGCGTTGGCATTACTGCTTCTGTAGATGTGTGTGCTACAAAGTAATTTTCCGTTTCTGGAGAAAATTCTTCTATTTGTTTTCCATCAATAGAAATACCAAAAACTAGTGTACCTTTTGCTAAACGGTCTGTCAATTGCTGTTGGAACACAGAGGCTGGATACACTCCTTTTTTATTTAAGCCTTCAACATAAATTCCTGATGTAGCTCTATCTGCTCTAGAACCTGCAATTTGTACATTAGAAGCTTCAGGATTATAAACACCAATTACTTTACTCTGAGGGTACATTAAGTAACTTTGCTCTTCCTGTCCAAGAAGTGCCATCCACCAAGCATAGAAAAATTCATTTTCAATTGCACTAATTTCGTTAGGTACTTCTAAGTTCCAGAATACATTAGCAATTCCACTATTTGGCATATTTTCCATTGCTCCAGATCCTTCACATCTAATATTATTTACATTTTCAATTAGGTTAGCCGCTGGAAAACCTCCTCCATGAAAATCGACTGTACCGTCATAATCACCTAATTCTATATTTGTAAATACATTACCAACCATTATACCCGTACCCCCAATTGGGTGCGTTCTAAATGCTGATATTTTAGCATCTTTTAAAACATTTCCATAACCGTTAACTTTAATACCATGATGCCCATCTTTACCAATAACATTTATACCTTGAAGGGTAAGTCCTTTTGATAAACTGGTGTTTAAATCCCATGTAAAGTTTTCAAAAGTAACATCTTTCACCCAAGAGTTTGATAACTTACTCAATTGAAGTGCACACCATCCGTAATCCATTTCATAGACTGTCTTTTCATCTTCTTGAGAGCCGTCTTCGTTCTTACCATGGTGCTTGTATTCTCCAGACCAAGCCGAAGAAAAACGTAGGTTTTCAATACCTGTTTCTGTAGTATAATTTGTTGTTGAGATCACCGTTTCATATCTCGTTTCTAAATCAATCGGTAATGGCTCTTTTATAGAAATGTGTTTTCCATTTACGTTAATTACCTCTACAGACCACTGAAATGCTGTTGATCTATTAAAGCTTGACCATCTATCATCTTTTGCTAATGGGAAGACCATTTTTCTAGAAGCCATATCATCACCTTCTGCATTTTTTACTGTGATTAAAATAAAATCACCAGCTTTTAATGCTGTTTCCGTATCTACAATAAGGTGTCTATCACCTTGTATTGCGGTCTTTTCTAGTTTAGCAACCTCTGTTCCCGATCTACCCCAAATACGCATTCCAAATGTTCCAAACTCAGTACCTTTTCGTGGTATTTGATTATGGAAATACAATACAGTTCCATCTTCTCCTTGGCCTTCACCTCTTAAAACAATATTACTTTTACTGAAGTTAATGGTTACTAGATCTTCAGGATTTGTTAGAAAATCATATTGCCCTTTAGGAAGAAGTAGTACTCCACCTCCCGCTTTTCCCATTTCTTCAAATGCTGTATTTAACGCTACTGCATCATCTTTATTATCATTTGGAAGTATACCAAAATCAACTGCATTATGCGTAACCGAAAGTGTTGGAATTTCAATTTCACTGTTATGATAACCAGCATAGGAGAAGTTAGGTAAAATCGACTTATCTCCTTTCTCTTGAAAGTCTTTCCAAATTTCAGGAATCCATTCTGTCGCTACTGGTGGGGCAATACTTTCGGTAATAGTTACTGTGTATGGAAAGACGATTTCAGACTGGTCTACTGTATTTGTAACAACAATATTGAAAGTATATGTTCCAACAGATGGCTTCTCATTAAATACAATTTCGTTACTTTCATTTATCGAAACTACTGCTGCGTCTTCTCCAGAAATAGAGTAGGTATATGTAGCATTTTCAGCTCCTCCTTCTGTAGTAAGTTCGCCTATTAAAAATGATTCTGTTATATCATCTTCATTAATTTCTTGCTGATCAGATGTATTTCCTCCAACTACTAAACTAATTGTTGAATTAATACGAACCTGAACCTCTAAAGTAGTTATTTGTCCGTTATCTGCAGTTCCTTTTATTATTAATGATGCTGTAGGTTGCGTTGCCGCTTCTAGAGCTTCTGCTGTAGTTATTGTTCCTTCAGTAAGCGTAAACAAATTAGCATCATCACCTTCTAAAGTATACGTTACAGCTAAACCTTTGTCTTCTTCTACAATTGTGGCCACCTCAATTCCTGCATCTCCTTCAGTAATTTCAGGGCTTTCTGGAGTTGTTGCAAATGCTGGCACAGGAATTACATCTACATTAAAAGAAGAAGCTGTTGCCCCGCCTGCGTTAGCTGCTGTAATTGTAAAACCAGATGGTCTTGTAAAATAATCAAGTGATTTATTTAAGATGACATCATTTCCACTTAATCGATAAGTTGGATTTGATGTGGTCGTTACATTACAAATTGGAAGGATCGTATTTTTGATATTTGTATCAGAATATGTTGCTCTAAATGCAACCCATAATTTTGTATTCCCTAAAATATAAGCCGACAGGTCTAAATTTGTTACATTGATTCCTGATAAATCATCTAAATTAAAATTATCTAATTTCAAGAAGTCTGCAGAAACATTTTCTTTAACAACTTGCCAACCTGAATGTGTTAATGGGTTTACAGGAGCTGTAGTACTCACTACAATTTCTAAAGAATTGTCTGACAAAGTTCCGTAGCGAGATGCTCCACCATATTCTAAAACTAAGTTCGATATATCAGATACATCAATTGCTCTATCTAATAACAAATAAGATGTAAAAGCTTCTTTTGTCGCATCGGTACCATTTCCATTTTTTATTAATGGATAGTATACTTCTTCACCGTTCAATGTTATTTTTTGGGTACTCCAAATCTTAGTATATGATGCACCTTGGTATTCTGGAGTAATAGACGAAGCATTTGTAAAACCATTTAAACCATCTGACGAAGGATTGGTTACATACGCTTTTTTATGAACTCCTGGAGTAAACTTATTTTCTACTAACGATACTATTGTATTCGTTCCTGTATAAGATACTGTCCCTACAGTTGAAGTAGGGACAGTATTTTCTATTATTTCTGTTGCTGTGAATGCTAGATCTGTTGGTGCAGCTTCTGTCTCCTCATTCTCTACAGTTATTTTTACAGATGCAAGGTAAATTTGTCTTGATGTAAGTTCATTAAAAGATTCATATTTAAATGCAATCCATATTTTCTCTTTACCTACTCCATAATCCGAGATACTCACCTCACCTTGGGTTAAACTTTCAAGGTCTAGAACATCATACCCTCCTGATGCATTTTTAACTTGATTAAAAAAGATATCATCCACTTGAGTAGAGAGTACTTGCCAATTAGTATGGCCAGATAAATCAGACGTTGGGTCTGTATCTGTTACTAAAATTGATACATCTTGATGTGCATTTGACCCGAACCTATACAACCCGCTATAATTTAGCAGTATATCTTTTGCTTGGTCTACATTAATACCTTCAGTACATAAATAAGAAGTAAATGCTTTTTTCTGAGGTTTCACCGAAGGGAAATAGGTAAACTTAGATGCACCACTTTCACTTAAAATATTAATTCCAGAAACAGACCATGTTTGTAACCACATACTACCAGAATAGGTAGATGTTAAATAATTTGTTGATGAAGTGTAGCCATTTAATCCAGAAGAGATTTCTTCGTCTGCTTGTGGTTTCGATTGTGTTCCTTGCTCAAAAGCAATTTCTGTTTGTGCAAAGCTTTCAAAGCATAAAGTTGTAAGGAAACTTAAAGCAAAAAAGCTAAATAGTAATTTCTTTTTCATACATACAATGTTTACAATAAGTAATAATTCTGATAGAGAGAGAGAAAGAATTTACACTCCCTCTCTCTTATTTGTTAGTTGTTATTTAAGCGTAATGTACGCTCCATTTTTTGTTATATTCCCGTTTTTAGAAGTTCTCTCTTTAGAGTAAAACTCCGAAGTAACGGGTCTGTCAGCCACACTTTGTAATGCTATAGAAAACTCTTGTTTCTTACCAGAGTCTATAATCAATTCTTTTATTTCAATTGCTGGAATACTTACTGTATACCAAGCCCAACCACCTTGTTCTCCTTTCTGAGTAACTTCAAAAGTTCCTATTTTACCACCTACTTGTGGGGCTTTTTTCCAAGTAATACTCTCTTCATTCCACTTATTAGATAATACGGTATGAACATCAATAATTGCATTTTTATCTGTTTGTTTACTAAATGCTTTTCCATACACATGTAAAACAATAAAATTTGCATTATCTAGTCCATCAATATTTTTCATGCTAAACTTCAAATAAGTTCTTCTACTGTACTTATTTTCTTTTTTCACATTACCTACTCTTAGCTTATTGCTTTGTGTGCTACCCATTGTTTTCACACTAGACTCACCACACTCTACATAAGCATCTTGCTTTACTTTTATTTTACCACCGTTCTTTGGTTCACCTGCTTGTACTAAAGAAACCATTCCTAAAGAAAAAAGTAGTATAAAAATTCTTGTTTTCATTTCTGTATCTATTTAATTGTTTGCGCTATTCGTATTATTAATCTATGTTACAAATGTACTTTTGATACTTATTAATAAGTGGAAAACTTGTACGTTTGAGAGGAACATTTATTCAAAAAACTGTCTTTTTGTTACTTTTAAGAGGATTTTCAGCGTTTACAATAAAAAAGTGTTGTATTAACACTAAACTTATTTGAAATGAAAAAAGCCACACATTTTTAAATGCATGGCCCTCTTATTGTTAAAGCAATTTTTGATTTAAAAAAACAAACCTTCTTTTTTCAAATCTTTGATCCAATCAGGTAACTCACCTAATCTTAATTCTAACTGTGCCTCAAATAAAGATGTTGTTTTAACGGGTGTACCTACAGATTCTAATACATCAATTGTAGAAGCATCAAATGATGCACCTTCCTGTCCATGGAATCCAACTACAATAGGAGGAATAACTTTCCAAAACCAAGTATCTTTTGCCCAAAAAGTAAAATTCTGCTCTGCCGCATCTGTCTCCTTAAAGTTCCAAATTACTAAGTTTCTTAAATGGTTTGGAAGGTTTTGTCTAGCTCCACCACCTCTGCCTGCAAAGAATCCACCTTCGACACAATCAAAAAGTGTGTTTCTTGGTTGTGAGGCATGAGATTCAAAAGATGTATTCGGTGTCCATCGTGTTCTCCAAATAACATTATTAGATGATGATCCGCCAGATACTCCATAAGAATGCCATACACCTGCCTGGTCATCACAATTTGCAATTAAAACACCCATAGATGCCGTCATAGAAATTGCATTATGCCCTGGGTTACCTTCGATAACACAATTTAATGCCGTAACTGCCGCAGATTTAGTTATGTGTACAGATCTACTAACATCTTTAAATCTACAATCTTGAACCCAAGAATCTGTTACACCATTTAGATTTAATATACTCCAACCTCCATCATGTACAGCATCTTTATGATGCTTAAATTCATCTTTCCAATTTCCTTCAAACGCTAAATGTTCAAAACCAATATGCTCTAAATGTGCATAAGATTTTAACGTCCACTCGTGTTTTGATTGTACATCATAATGAATTGGTTCTTCAAAAATTACATTCTTTCCTTCTATTGCCTTAACAATGTGTTTTTCGTTTACAATCACACCTTTGTTTAGAATGGTTTTCCAAGAAGGATCGCACTTAGCAGGGGCTAATTCATAATTTACTAAATCTGGAGCATTGTTTTTAACAGACAATAGAACCCAATCTCCTACTTTTATCTTATTAGTATTATCTACTTCAACAGAAAAAGTTTCTCTCTTTGCATTTCTGCTAACGTTAGCAAGAAACTTATCAGCTCCTTTAGGTACTGTTTTAATTGCAAAAGGTGCTGTCCATAATTTTGAAGGATCTGCAGCCTTTAAATCTAAATCAAAAAATAAAATAGATCCATCCGTTCCTTTTCCTTCTCCTCTAAATACAATATTAGAAGATCTTACAGTGATAAGGTCTGTCTTGTCTTTCTTAGTATTGATGTAATACTTTCCTTTAGGGAAAAAGATAATCCCTTCTCCATTTTGTTCTGCTGCTGCAATTGCTTTTTGAATCGCTTTTTTATCTGATTTTTTATCATTTGGTTTTGCTCCAAAATCTGTAACATCAAATATTTTGTAGTCAGCTACAGGTATACCCACTTCGCTATATTCATATCCTACAAAAGAAAAGTTGGGTAACTTTGGTGTTTCTCCTGTCTCTTGGCATGCTTTGTACTCTTTCCAAACTTCACTTTCTTGTGCAAAAACTGAAGATATAGAAACACTCAAAGTTGCTAGTAATGCTATAAGTAATTTCTTGTTCATTTCTTTCTTATATATTTGATTGTCTTTATTTATAGTCACTCAAATGTACGTATCTGCTCTAATTGTATAGGGTAGTAAATTCCAATTTTACTCCATAAAAGTACTATATATCTGTTTGTAGTTAAAGTATACTTATTTAACTGATGTAAAAGCGATGCTTATAAGTATTAATTTGTACAATTATTGAGGCAAAATGGGAACTATTGTTCAAATACATGTACATCATCATTATTATTCTACTGCTTGTTTTCTTTTTCTTTATTACGATTGTATAGCTTAAAAAATGCCTATTATTTTAAAAGAAAACGTAGTAATCAAAAACTTATTTTGAAGCTTTATCTAATTTTTTGAAATAACTATTAACCTTATAATCACAATACTTTGATAAAGGAGCCTGCTTTTTAGGAATCTCTTTTATTAACTTTTTGATAATTTGTTCCGATGTGTCTAATTCAGCAATATTATTCCATTCATTAGGATCGTCTACAAGGTTGTATAATTCTTGAGTGCCATCTTCATATTGAATAAACTTATACTTTTTATCTGTTACCGCTATATTGTTTTTACCATAGGATGTTATGGCAACGTGATTCCACTTCACGTAAGTATTTCCCATTAACGGCACTAAAGAATGCCCATCATTTTTCTTGTTTTCTGTTAACCCTGCCAACTCTAATAATGTTGGGTAAATATCTACTAGTTGAACAGGTTCATTAGTTACTTTACTGCCTGTATTTTTAGGTAATTTAAACGCAAGTACAGAACGTGTATCTCTTGTCCATAATGCTTGTTTTGCAAACCTATTCTTCTCTCCCAAGTGATACCCATGATCTGAAAATAAAACAACAATGGTGTTGTCTGCATATACCGATTCTTCTAAAGCATTTAAGACTTTACCTATCTGAGCATCCACAAAATAAATACAGGCTAAATATGCTTGAACTGCCTCTTTCCATTGTCCTCTTTGAATAAGTTCCTCTGTAGTTGGCATCATTGGGACATCTGCTATTTGCCTACCTAAAGTCGGTACATCTTGTAAATCATCTTTTTTATATGGAGGTAAAACAATATCATTTATTGGAAATGGAGTAAACCATTTTGCAGGAACATACCAAGGTACATGAGGTCTTACAAAACCGACTGCCATAAAAAATGGCTTATCATGTTTTTGTTGTAATTGATTTACTGCCCATTTTGCTGATTGAAAATCGCCTGTTTCTCTATCTTTTTCTGGAAACTTGCCCCAATCTGTTACCGTTCCTTTTGGTTTTCCAAACCATTCTGGATTGTAATTAAAATGCTTTTTAGGGTAAGGGCCATAGGTATCGAACTTATCTCCATAAACATCAAAAACATGCTGGTCGTCACCCCTATGGAAAATCTTACCAACACCTATAGAAGTGTATCCATTTTGTTCAAAATAGTCTGGAAGGTAGATCGCTTCTTGTACCACCGTATTTGCTTTTTTAATAACGGTGTCCTCTAATTGAACATAATTACCTGTAGTTGTTGGATACATACCTGTTAATAAAC
It encodes the following:
- a CDS encoding DUF4955 domain-containing protein, giving the protein MNKKLLIALLATLSVSISSVFAQESEVWKEYKACQETGETPKLPNFSFVGYEYSEVGIPVADYKIFDVTDFGAKPNDKKSDKKAIQKAIAAAEQNGEGIIFFPKGKYYINTKKDKTDLITVRSSNIVFRGEGKGTDGSILFFDLDLKAADPSKLWTAPFAIKTVPKGADKFLANVSRNAKRETFSVEVDNTNKIKVGDWVLLSVKNNAPDLVNYELAPAKCDPSWKTILNKGVIVNEKHIVKAIEGKNVIFEEPIHYDVQSKHEWTLKSYAHLEHIGFEHLAFEGNWKDEFKHHKDAVHDGGWSILNLNGVTDSWVQDCRFKDVSRSVHITKSAAVTALNCVIEGNPGHNAISMTASMGVLIANCDDQAGVWHSYGVSGGSSSNNVIWRTRWTPNTSFESHASQPRNTLFDCVEGGFFAGRGGGARQNLPNHLRNLVIWNFKETDAAEQNFTFWAKDTWFWKVIPPIVVGFHGQEGASFDASTIDVLESVGTPVKTTSLFEAQLELRLGELPDWIKDLKKEGLFF
- a CDS encoding sulfatase, producing the protein MRRIALYITMCILFPLYLTAQENEKPNVLMIAVDDLNDWVGVLGGHPQVKTPNIDKLANQGILFTNAHCQAPICGPSRASLLTGMYPTTTGNYVQLEDTVIKKANTVVQEAIYLPDYFEQNGYTSIGVGKIFHRGDDQHVFDVYGDKFDTYGPYPKKHFNYNPEWFGKPKGTVTDWGKFPEKDRETGDFQSAKWAVNQLQQKHDKPFFMAVGFVRPHVPWYVPAKWFTPFPINDIVLPPYKKDDLQDVPTLGRQIADVPMMPTTEELIQRGQWKEAVQAYLACIYFVDAQIGKVLNALEESVYADNTIVVLFSDHGYHLGEKNRFAKQALWTRDTRSVLAFKLPKNTGSKVTNEPVQLVDIYPTLLELAGLTENKKNDGHSLVPLMGNTYVKWNHVAITSYGKNNIAVTDKKYKFIQYEDGTQELYNLVDDPNEWNNIAELDTSEQIIKKLIKEIPKKQAPLSKYCDYKVNSYFKKLDKASK